The Caproicibacterium lactatifermentans genome contains a region encoding:
- a CDS encoding magnesium transporter CorA family protein: MLSFYKTVGDQMQQLPASEMGCWINCIDPQDEEVSALIRNYSVEPDFFRAAMDEEESPRIDKEDNNTLIIVDIPVVESTENEKLFYSTRPLGIIITEKNVITVSLQPNPVLDEFTDGAVRNVQTNLKTRFVLQLMLRIATRFLLYLKQIERISDTMEKELRRSMKNNELVQLLDIEKSLVYFSSSLKQNEITMEKIMRGRAIKLYDEDQDLLEDVLIEVRQAIDMSNIYMNILSGTMDAFASIINNNLNNVMKVLASITLIFSLPTVISGIYGMNVSGLPLPQFWFPMVLTGVSMVIAAIILKKKRMM, translated from the coding sequence ATGCTGTCTTTTTACAAAACGGTTGGCGACCAGATGCAGCAGCTTCCTGCCAGTGAGATGGGCTGCTGGATAAACTGCATAGACCCGCAGGACGAAGAGGTATCTGCCCTTATTCGGAACTATTCTGTGGAGCCGGACTTTTTCCGTGCTGCAATGGACGAAGAGGAAAGTCCACGTATTGATAAAGAAGATAACAATACCTTGATTATTGTGGATATTCCGGTCGTAGAAAGCACGGAAAACGAGAAGCTCTTTTATTCAACACGCCCACTGGGCATTATTATTACAGAGAAGAATGTGATTACCGTCAGCCTGCAGCCTAACCCGGTGTTGGATGAGTTTACAGACGGCGCGGTGCGGAATGTACAGACGAACTTAAAGACCCGGTTTGTCCTGCAGCTGATGCTGCGCATTGCGACAAGATTTCTGCTGTACTTGAAACAGATTGAGCGTATCAGCGATACCATGGAAAAAGAACTGCGCCGCTCGATGAAAAACAACGAACTGGTACAGTTGCTGGATATTGAAAAATCACTGGTGTACTTTTCTTCTTCTCTCAAACAGAATGAAATTACTATGGAAAAAATCATGCGTGGGCGTGCAATTAAGCTGTACGACGAGGACCAGGACCTGCTGGAAGATGTACTGATAGAAGTTCGGCAGGCTATTGATATGTCGAATATTTATATGAATATTCTTTCCGGAACAATGGACGCTTTTGCTTCTATCATCAATAACAATCTGAACAATGTGATGAAAGTGCTGGCCTCCATTACATTGATTTTTTCCCTGCCAACGGTTATTTCGGGCATTTACGGCATGAACGTTTCCGGCCTGCCGTTGCCGCAGTTTTGGTTTCCTATGGTGCTGACAGGTGTCAGTATGGTGATTGCAGCAATTATTTTGAAGAAGAAAAGAATGATGTAA
- a CDS encoding FumA C-terminus/TtdB family hydratase beta subunit, with product MQKKITIDAQKMAEQAPLLHAGDQVLLSGVIYTARDQAHKRIRSLMQAGKVLPFPLQGATVYYAGPTPTPLNLPIGACGPTTSGRMDPYTPALLDAGLKGMIGKGGRSEEVCQAICRNKAVYLCAVGGAGALAAQCVKQLEVVAFPELGCESVKRLTVQNFPLLVAIDCHGGSLFADR from the coding sequence TTGCAGAAGAAGATAACGATTGACGCACAAAAAATGGCGGAACAGGCGCCCCTGCTCCATGCCGGCGACCAGGTGCTTTTAAGTGGTGTGATTTACACCGCACGGGACCAGGCACACAAACGGATACGAAGCCTTATGCAGGCGGGCAAGGTCCTGCCGTTTCCGCTGCAGGGTGCTACTGTTTACTATGCGGGTCCGACACCTACCCCGCTGAATTTGCCCATTGGTGCCTGCGGGCCTACCACTTCCGGCAGAATGGACCCCTATACACCGGCCCTGCTGGATGCAGGACTAAAAGGAATGATTGGCAAAGGCGGACGCAGCGAAGAGGTCTGTCAGGCCATCTGCCGCAACAAAGCGGTTTATCTGTGCGCGGTGGGCGGCGCGGGAGCGCTGGCGGCACAGTGTGTCAAACAGCTGGAAGTGGTTGCGTTCCCAGAACTGGGCTGTGAGTCGGTAAAACGGCTGACTGTGCAGAACTTCCCGCTGCTGGTGGCGATTGACTGCCACGGCGGCAGCCTGTTTGCTGACAGATAA
- a CDS encoding cation diffusion facilitator family transporter, giving the protein MTDFLVRHFVPNHEHTEEQQVRASYGRFAGIVGVVTNLLLAVMKFIAGTLFHSLAITADAVNNLSDSASSIVTLMGFKLAEKPADEEHPFGHERIEYISGLIVSIAVLFVGIQLVEEAVGKIVSPQAAKIGVLSIVILLISIAVKLWQSVFYRKVAKQIDSATLTATAADSRNDVFSTAAILFGIIITKLTGFNLDGYVGLAVAVLIIVTGIQLIKETSNPLLGQAPSKELVNSIYKDITSYDGILGVHDLTVHNYGPNRWFASVHCEVDAHQDVLVSHDLIDNIERTVGQKLGIQLLIHMDPIIADDPRTNELCHQVSEMVKAVEPRSTIHDFRVVWGPTHSNLIFDVCVPFSCNLTDEEVRNRVKMGVRALSDTYYPVVTVDRDYVPCSASEHGERA; this is encoded by the coding sequence ATGACTGATTTTTTGGTTCGTCATTTTGTACCGAATCATGAACATACAGAAGAACAGCAAGTACGTGCCTCTTATGGCCGATTTGCCGGCATAGTTGGTGTAGTGACGAACCTGCTTTTGGCCGTGATGAAGTTCATTGCAGGTACGTTGTTCCACAGCTTGGCCATTACGGCAGACGCTGTCAACAACCTGTCCGATTCCGCTTCCAGCATTGTGACGCTGATGGGCTTTAAATTGGCGGAAAAGCCGGCCGATGAGGAACACCCCTTTGGCCATGAACGCATTGAATATATCAGCGGCCTGATTGTTTCTATTGCGGTTCTGTTTGTGGGAATTCAACTGGTGGAGGAGGCTGTCGGCAAAATTGTTTCGCCGCAGGCAGCCAAAATCGGTGTACTGTCCATTGTCATTTTGCTGATTTCGATTGCAGTGAAGCTGTGGCAGTCTGTTTTTTACCGCAAGGTTGCCAAACAGATTGATTCCGCAACGCTGACCGCAACCGCCGCAGACAGCCGCAACGATGTCTTCTCCACAGCAGCCATTTTGTTTGGCATTATCATTACAAAGCTGACGGGCTTTAACCTGGACGGCTATGTAGGGCTGGCGGTTGCGGTCCTGATTATCGTGACAGGGATTCAGCTTATCAAAGAAACCAGCAATCCGCTTCTGGGGCAGGCGCCGTCTAAAGAATTGGTCAATAGCATTTATAAAGATATCACATCCTATGATGGCATTCTGGGGGTACATGACCTGACCGTACACAATTACGGACCGAACCGCTGGTTCGCTTCTGTCCATTGTGAAGTCGACGCACACCAGGATGTTTTGGTCAGCCACGATTTGATTGACAACATTGAACGCACAGTGGGGCAAAAACTGGGCATCCAGTTGCTGATTCACATGGACCCCATTATCGCGGACGACCCGCGCACCAATGAACTCTGTCATCAGGTCAGTGAAATGGTCAAGGCGGTGGAACCGCGGTCCACCATTCATGATTTCCGTGTGGTGTGGGGACCAACGCACTCCAATTTGATTTTTGATGTATGTGTGCCATTTTCCTGCAATCTGACTGACGAAGAGGTTCGTAACCGTGTAAAAATGGGCGTGCGTGCGCTGAGTGACACGTATTATCCGGTGGTTACGGTGGATCGGGATTATGTGCCGTGCAGTGCCTCAGAGCACGGTGAAAGAGCGTAA
- the cas6 gene encoding CRISPR-associated endoribonuclease Cas6: MSQLKTGLTDYSGGEFFRKLYDGSAKAKPLCFAVGFPRGIRFEKDRIVLPERSNQVYITYSTGDMETGILLYNALKRVKGKSRPLANGNEMTLKRLYMPPEACISGTQMLVKTLSPICVRLRDGGQKQYCSVERPDFEEKLREQLMRRFQNSNSITDEMLKTFHFLPIQMKKTVVLHFGQKIECSIGTAAISGAPELLFELYENGLGSRCSNGFGLLQILQQR; encoded by the coding sequence ATGTCCCAACTAAAAACGGGGCTGACAGATTACAGTGGCGGCGAATTCTTCCGGAAGCTCTACGATGGCAGCGCAAAAGCAAAGCCTTTGTGTTTTGCAGTAGGATTTCCGCGCGGCATTCGGTTTGAAAAGGACCGGATTGTTTTGCCGGAAAGAAGTAATCAGGTGTACATTACATACAGTACGGGCGATATGGAGACTGGCATTCTACTTTACAATGCTTTAAAGCGTGTCAAAGGCAAAAGCAGACCTTTAGCGAATGGCAATGAAATGACGCTGAAACGGCTGTATATGCCGCCGGAAGCCTGCATCAGCGGTACACAAATGCTTGTAAAAACATTATCACCTATCTGCGTACGGTTGAGGGACGGCGGGCAGAAACAGTATTGTTCCGTGGAACGGCCGGATTTTGAAGAAAAGCTGCGGGAACAGCTGATGCGACGCTTTCAGAACAGCAACAGCATTACTGATGAAATGTTGAAGACATTTCACTTTCTGCCCATCCAAATGAAAAAGACAGTCGTTCTGCATTTCGGGCAGAAGATTGAATGCAGCATAGGCACTGCCGCGATAAGCGGAGCGCCGGAACTGCTGTTTGAATTGTACGAAAACGGACTTGGAAGTAGGTGCTCAAATGGTTTTGGGCTGCTGCAGATTCTGCAGCAGCGATAA
- the cas8a1 gene encoding type I-B CRISPR-associated protein Cas8b1/Cst1: MAEEEKQGIHLHINDALYNAGLLGLYRVLNRMPADSSGEPYYRLDSENLIVRQEAFSEEFTKAYFEELIDRYGSDTVYENLIKELEWILSPNAREAEDFPKKLKKCISSLCEKLKRNSYTAGFEILRKYYNTKYDFWGIVKSIKNEENQQKQLNMLQELYEQMKQEDVRHVLCLKDIVYTRVQNYWTGVSFLHKTKNKEPFEQAFSDYFLVPIATYKPKKGKKVMPCFQCGRALQAKASSTAWVNDTMPDVKRKTDSFWNYVPDIMMCPYCMLVYACVPLGFTTFASEGVFVNDCRSIRTLNTANNFPDSSQDLQKDAFAEVINQFLLTADETQAENWLQNVQVVRRSGDTYRVNTLTADMLEDFVGLKGTLGKLLKANPYLFHQTLEHILNGQELYGLMLQGYRNSLEQGYGLGIYNWLLEIQIKMFCRKRDKEAVKTQMSLKSQAYRAGAVLKARIWEVNIDTGKQRANGKRLIGVTYRLLNALQGDNQKLFFDTIERLYMSFGFEIPKIFFYAIHNDENFQVIGHAFVQGLNSASKENKTNEENKGEDKA; encoded by the coding sequence TTGGCGGAAGAAGAGAAGCAAGGAATACATTTGCATATCAACGATGCGCTTTATAATGCCGGGCTGTTGGGACTTTACAGAGTGCTGAATCGAATGCCGGCAGACAGCAGCGGAGAACCCTATTATCGGCTGGACAGTGAAAACCTAATTGTCCGGCAGGAGGCATTCTCCGAAGAATTTACAAAAGCGTATTTTGAGGAACTAATAGACCGCTATGGCAGCGATACCGTATATGAGAATTTAATAAAAGAACTGGAATGGATTTTATCGCCAAATGCGCGGGAAGCAGAAGATTTTCCCAAAAAGCTGAAGAAATGCATTAGTTCACTTTGTGAAAAGCTCAAGCGAAATTCTTATACAGCAGGATTTGAAATCTTAAGAAAATATTACAACACAAAATATGACTTCTGGGGAATAGTAAAGTCTATCAAAAATGAGGAAAATCAGCAAAAACAGCTGAATATGCTGCAGGAACTTTACGAACAAATGAAACAGGAAGACGTTCGCCATGTGCTTTGCTTGAAAGACATTGTATATACACGCGTGCAGAATTACTGGACAGGCGTTTCATTCTTGCATAAAACGAAAAATAAAGAACCTTTTGAGCAGGCATTCAGTGATTATTTCCTTGTACCGATTGCCACATATAAACCCAAAAAAGGGAAAAAAGTAATGCCTTGTTTTCAATGCGGAAGAGCTTTGCAGGCGAAGGCTTCTTCTACGGCATGGGTGAATGATACCATGCCGGACGTTAAGCGGAAAACAGACAGCTTCTGGAACTATGTACCGGATATTATGATGTGCCCTTATTGTATGCTTGTTTATGCCTGTGTACCGCTTGGATTTACGACATTTGCAAGTGAAGGTGTGTTTGTCAACGACTGCCGCAGCATTCGAACGCTGAACACGGCAAATAACTTTCCGGACAGCAGCCAAGACCTGCAAAAAGATGCTTTCGCAGAAGTCATCAATCAGTTCCTTCTTACAGCAGATGAAACACAGGCGGAAAATTGGCTGCAGAATGTACAGGTTGTCCGCCGTTCCGGCGACACCTATCGGGTTAATACACTGACGGCAGATATGCTGGAAGATTTTGTTGGTTTGAAAGGAACACTTGGAAAACTGTTGAAAGCAAATCCGTACTTGTTCCATCAAACATTGGAACATATCTTAAATGGACAGGAACTTTATGGATTGATGCTGCAGGGGTACCGCAATTCTCTGGAACAAGGCTACGGACTCGGCATTTACAACTGGCTGTTGGAAATACAAATTAAAATGTTTTGCAGAAAGAGGGATAAGGAAGCTGTGAAAACACAGATGAGTTTGAAGAGCCAGGCGTATCGCGCCGGCGCGGTTCTGAAAGCGAGAATTTGGGAAGTCAATATTGATACCGGAAAACAGCGGGCAAATGGCAAACGGCTGATAGGCGTTACATATCGTCTGTTGAATGCTTTACAGGGCGATAATCAAAAACTCTTTTTTGATACCATTGAAAGGCTGTATATGTCTTTTGGGTTTGAGATACCGAAAATCTTTTTCTACGCTATTCATAATGATGAAAACTTTCAAGTCATTGGCCATGCGTTTGTACAGGGACTGAACAGTGCATCGAAAGAAAATAAAACAAATGAGGAAAACAAAGGGGAGGATAAAGCATGA
- the cas7i gene encoding type I-B CRISPR-associated protein Cas7/Cst2/DevR, with translation MKKNGLTVSMIFEAESGNYGESTGNITTLKHMTRANGKMYTYVSRQALRYSMIQQLEWDKTPVAASGSGDKTVVQFQPDTSVKDYPEIDLFGYMKTTKGNNADTRSAVARLSNAVSLEPYAADMDFLTNMGLSKRAEKGTSNAIAQSEIHHAFYAYTITIDLDRVGIDANDGTELPNEERSKRVTDFLSCVEFLYRDIKGRRENLAPVFAIGGVYERKSPFFENRIKMTHDKLDVDMLAETVKAIGEPTMAGYVDGEFSNNDEIQDKLAPVGVAEFFKELKDQVKDDYAGC, from the coding sequence ATGAAAAAGAACGGGCTTACAGTAAGTATGATATTTGAGGCAGAAAGCGGAAACTACGGAGAGAGCACCGGCAATATTACGACACTGAAACATATGACGCGCGCAAACGGAAAAATGTATACTTATGTTTCACGTCAGGCCCTTCGGTACAGCATGATTCAGCAACTGGAATGGGATAAAACACCTGTGGCAGCCTCTGGAAGCGGTGACAAGACTGTTGTTCAGTTTCAGCCGGATACTTCCGTGAAAGATTATCCAGAGATTGACTTATTTGGATATATGAAGACAACGAAGGGAAATAATGCAGATACGCGTTCTGCGGTTGCTCGGTTAAGCAATGCAGTTTCACTGGAGCCTTATGCGGCAGATATGGATTTCCTCACAAACATGGGTCTTTCCAAACGTGCAGAAAAGGGTACAAGCAATGCCATTGCACAAAGTGAGATTCATCATGCGTTCTATGCTTACACCATTACGATTGACTTGGACCGTGTAGGAATCGATGCAAATGATGGTACCGAGCTGCCAAATGAGGAACGCAGTAAGCGTGTAACAGATTTCCTTAGTTGTGTGGAATTCCTGTACCGGGACATTAAAGGCCGCAGGGAAAATCTTGCACCGGTGTTTGCTATCGGCGGCGTGTATGAACGCAAATCCCCATTCTTTGAAAATCGCATCAAGATGACGCACGACAAGCTGGATGTTGATATGTTGGCCGAAACAGTCAAAGCCATTGGTGAACCGACGATGGCAGGTTATGTAGATGGTGAATTCAGCAACAATGATGAGATTCAGGACAAACTTGCACCGGTCGGTGTTGCGGAGTTCTTTAAGGAACTGAAAGACCAGGTGAAAGATGACTATGCGGGCTGTTAG
- the cas5 gene encoding CRISPR-associated protein Cas5 produces MRAVRVLAEQNMASYRMPQSLIIKESYPLPPYSTVIGMVHAACGFTEYMPMQVSIQGDFASSVQEMYTRYEFNKNMSYEAGRQNILMQSGDQNYGMTRGLGSVELLTDVQLILHIIPEDNTLCETIAHGLKYPKNYLNLGRWEDLLRIDDVCITDLQEEQVQNNSIVLACSAWIPADIEENLKRTVRLKYPSIGTSYRLHKTYEISNLGLRSWKETIPARYAGCGTVIGKGGRLLTDRTPVVQKNMPYADREVIPVFPA; encoded by the coding sequence ATGCGGGCTGTTAGAGTATTGGCTGAGCAGAATATGGCTTCCTACCGGATGCCGCAGAGTCTTATCATCAAAGAAAGCTATCCGCTGCCGCCTTACTCTACAGTCATTGGTATGGTACATGCCGCGTGTGGCTTTACGGAATATATGCCGATGCAGGTGAGCATTCAGGGCGACTTTGCCAGCAGTGTACAGGAAATGTATACGCGCTATGAGTTTAATAAAAATATGTCCTATGAGGCAGGGCGGCAGAATATTTTGATGCAGAGCGGTGACCAGAACTACGGCATGACACGTGGACTGGGCAGTGTGGAACTCCTGACAGACGTGCAGTTGATACTGCACATCATTCCGGAGGACAACACCCTGTGTGAAACCATTGCGCATGGCCTAAAATATCCGAAGAATTATTTGAATCTTGGCCGATGGGAAGACCTGCTGCGGATAGACGACGTATGTATTACCGACCTGCAGGAGGAGCAGGTACAGAATAACAGTATCGTGCTTGCATGTTCTGCATGGATTCCCGCGGATATTGAAGAGAACCTGAAACGTACGGTGCGTTTAAAATATCCGTCCATTGGTACTAGCTATCGACTGCATAAGACATATGAAATTTCCAACCTTGGCTTGCGTTCCTGGAAAGAAACAATTCCAGCGCGTTATGCCGGATGTGGTACGGTTATCGGAAAGGGTGGCCGTCTTCTTACGGACAGAACACCAGTTGTGCAAAAAAATATGCCTTACGCAGACCGAGAAGTCATACCGGTTTTTCCGGCTTAA
- the cas3 gene encoding CRISPR-associated helicase Cas3': MILYAKSADCQTLQEHTEKCLEKYKELKTLYPALFSASDWKILYWAVKFHDIGKVDAHFQNKILKAIGKPTVPAEGSEFPHNYLSPAFLNTDYFFDELGFNNLETELLVKVIFYHHARESVIGNYKNELTAYIADVLQKRWNEVQAEGGIPLYDGLSADLQTEYIVAIDYHGDEIWLNDELQERYMKLKGTMNRIDYCASAGVNIEQSPKDDDGYLYSEKTEQFMQRSGFTLRPVQEYLKEHSDQNVIVQASTGCGKTEGALLWLDGKKGFYTLPLKASINAIYQRITENIGYHKAAVLHGDARAVYLEQMENEEANDEQALQKYRLARLLTAPLTVCTIDQLFRFVYKANGTEAPAAALACGNLVIDEIQTYSPELIASILYALHFISDMGGHFCIMTATFPKILFRLMKQHGIPCPEKDALPNFHGSMPCRHRIKLLYEREFPLAQICEQAKTKRVLVLVNRVKRAQQVQAQLKELGTEANVLHSRYLRKDRRTLEKEIQNFAPNNPNREAQCGVWISTQVVEASLDIDFDILYTELCTVDSLLQRMGRVYRSRKYDLGKVPNVYILENQDIGSPKHPIVDGQLYQYTLEAVQKYDGCLLQENDRQDDKTDMMDLVYDEDKNPRILQSNYGKAIQFNYNLLESGEMYKVDNQEIRFRDIDSVTVMPYRVYEQLEGSGELAQIRQKMKHGSYKGKMEAQEFFMDHTIAVPDMGLDIDRNLSANEKRFYPHSGVCLYNGEYDFDETTGQGIGLINQYKNKKGREEFDNFL; encoded by the coding sequence TTGATTCTTTATGCGAAAAGTGCAGACTGTCAGACTCTGCAGGAACATACGGAAAAATGTTTGGAAAAATATAAAGAACTGAAAACACTTTATCCGGCTTTGTTTTCAGCGAGCGACTGGAAGATCCTATATTGGGCAGTTAAATTTCACGATATTGGAAAAGTGGACGCTCATTTTCAAAATAAGATTTTAAAAGCGATTGGGAAGCCAACTGTTCCAGCGGAAGGATCTGAATTCCCGCACAATTACTTAAGTCCTGCGTTTCTCAATACGGATTATTTTTTTGATGAACTTGGTTTTAACAACCTAGAAACAGAATTGCTTGTTAAAGTTATTTTTTATCATCACGCACGGGAATCAGTTATTGGAAATTATAAAAATGAATTGACTGCATATATAGCCGATGTGCTTCAGAAACGTTGGAATGAAGTACAGGCGGAGGGCGGGATTCCTTTATATGATGGACTGTCAGCAGACTTACAAACAGAGTATATAGTAGCCATTGACTATCATGGCGATGAGATTTGGCTCAATGACGAACTGCAGGAACGCTATATGAAGCTGAAGGGCACGATGAACCGAATTGACTATTGTGCCAGTGCAGGAGTGAACATCGAACAGAGCCCGAAAGATGATGATGGTTATCTGTACTCGGAAAAAACAGAGCAGTTTATGCAAAGGAGCGGCTTCACACTGCGTCCGGTGCAGGAATACCTGAAAGAACACAGCGACCAAAATGTGATTGTTCAGGCAAGCACCGGATGCGGAAAAACAGAAGGTGCACTGCTGTGGCTTGACGGCAAAAAAGGTTTCTACACGCTTCCGCTAAAAGCAAGCATTAATGCTATTTATCAAAGAATAACGGAAAATATCGGTTATCACAAAGCAGCAGTCCTGCACGGTGACGCAAGAGCGGTTTATTTGGAACAAATGGAAAATGAAGAAGCAAATGATGAACAGGCACTGCAGAAATATCGGCTTGCAAGACTTCTGACTGCACCGCTGACCGTTTGTACCATAGACCAGCTGTTCCGTTTTGTGTATAAAGCCAACGGCACGGAAGCACCTGCCGCCGCGCTTGCCTGCGGAAATCTAGTTATTGATGAAATACAAACTTATTCTCCTGAACTAATTGCGTCTATTTTGTACGCGCTTCATTTTATCAGCGATATGGGAGGGCATTTTTGCATCATGACTGCCACTTTCCCGAAAATCCTTTTCCGTTTGATGAAGCAGCATGGCATTCCATGTCCGGAAAAGGACGCACTGCCGAATTTCCATGGCAGCATGCCCTGCCGCCACAGAATAAAACTGCTGTATGAACGGGAGTTTCCCTTGGCACAGATATGTGAACAAGCCAAGACAAAACGTGTGCTGGTATTGGTGAATCGAGTAAAGCGGGCACAGCAGGTGCAGGCACAGCTGAAGGAACTTGGAACAGAAGCGAATGTTCTGCATAGCCGTTACCTGCGAAAGGACAGAAGAACACTTGAAAAAGAAATACAGAACTTTGCGCCGAACAATCCAAATAGGGAAGCACAATGTGGTGTATGGATTTCCACCCAGGTCGTAGAGGCTTCGCTGGACATTGACTTTGATATACTGTATACCGAACTGTGTACTGTAGATTCTTTGCTGCAGCGTATGGGACGTGTGTACCGCAGCAGAAAGTATGACCTTGGAAAGGTCCCCAATGTATATATTCTGGAAAATCAAGATATTGGTTCACCGAAGCATCCTATTGTGGACGGGCAACTGTACCAGTATACATTGGAGGCTGTGCAGAAATATGACGGCTGCCTGCTGCAGGAAAATGACAGGCAGGACGATAAAACAGATATGATGGACCTTGTTTATGATGAAGATAAAAATCCGCGTATTCTGCAGTCAAATTACGGCAAGGCCATTCAATTTAATTATAACTTGCTGGAAAGTGGAGAAATGTATAAAGTTGACAATCAAGAAATACGGTTTCGTGATATTGATTCTGTAACAGTTATGCCCTACAGAGTTTATGAGCAACTCGAAGGAAGCGGCGAGCTTGCACAGATTCGTCAAAAAATGAAGCATGGCAGTTACAAGGGAAAAATGGAAGCACAGGAATTCTTTATGGACCATACGATTGCTGTGCCCGATATGGGACTGGATATTGATAGAAATCTGTCTGCTAATGAGAAGCGCTTTTATCCGCACAGCGGTGTGTGCCTTTATAACGGAGAATATGATTTTGACGAAACAACGGGCCAAGGTATTGGATTAATCAATCAGTATAAAAACAAAAAAGGCAGAGAAGAGTTTGATAATTTTCTATAA
- a CDS encoding CRISPR-associated protein Cas4, translated as MMVYYYFVCQRKLYYFCKNLRMEQDDENVAIGKVLDETAYSHAEKHITVNNQISVDYIEKSRILHEVKKSRSIEEAGIWQLKYYLWYFKQRGVEHLTGKIDYPLLKHTESIALTKEDEAHLLNVMKEINAIQGMKTPPPRKTKKICKKCAYYDLCFI; from the coding sequence ATGATGGTTTATTACTACTTTGTATGTCAAAGAAAGCTGTATTATTTCTGTAAAAACCTGCGTATGGAACAGGACGATGAAAATGTCGCAATCGGAAAAGTACTGGACGAAACGGCGTATAGCCATGCGGAGAAGCATATTACGGTCAACAACCAAATCTCGGTCGATTATATTGAAAAAAGCCGTATACTGCATGAAGTGAAAAAAAGCCGTTCCATAGAGGAAGCGGGTATCTGGCAGCTGAAATATTATCTCTGGTATTTTAAACAGCGTGGTGTGGAGCACCTAACCGGAAAAATTGATTACCCGCTGCTGAAGCATACAGAAAGCATTGCGCTGACAAAGGAAGATGAAGCGCATCTTTTGAATGTAATGAAAGAAATCAATGCCATACAAGGAATGAAAACACCACCGCCCCGTAAGACGAAAAAAATTTGTAAAAAGTGTGCATATTACGACCTTTGCTTTATATGA
- the cas1b gene encoding type I-B CRISPR-associated endonuclease Cas1b, with protein sequence MKKSIYIYTNGELHRKDNTLSFAPYGGSAKSLPIEEISDIYLMTEMTLNSKILELLSKYGIMVHFFDYYTNYVGTYYPKENLLAGNVLVQQAKAYLDESHRLRLAREFVQGATDNILRNLRYYKNRGLDLAEIMDAVQILREGSDTAADISELMGYEGRIHTAYYSSFETITGNKTEFEKRVRHPPDNMMNTMISFINGMIYGRCLNEIYRTQLNPTISFLHEPGTRRFSLSLDVSEIFKPLIGDRLLFSLINKNQITEKDFTRELNCLHLKKRASQVIARALDDRLKTTIFHRELKKKVSYQYLMRLECYKLIKDIMGEKPYKPFVMWW encoded by the coding sequence ATGAAAAAGAGTATTTACATTTATACAAATGGCGAATTGCATCGTAAAGACAATACACTTTCCTTTGCTCCATATGGAGGGAGCGCAAAGAGTTTGCCAATTGAGGAAATCTCGGATATTTACCTGATGACTGAGATGACTTTAAACTCAAAGATACTGGAATTGCTCTCAAAGTATGGAATCATGGTGCACTTCTTCGATTATTATACGAATTATGTAGGAACCTATTATCCCAAAGAGAATCTCTTGGCCGGAAATGTTCTGGTACAGCAGGCGAAAGCATATTTGGATGAATCACACAGGCTGCGGCTGGCACGAGAATTTGTACAGGGGGCTACCGATAATATTCTGCGTAATCTACGCTACTATAAAAACCGCGGCCTGGACCTTGCAGAAATTATGGATGCCGTGCAGATTTTGCGTGAAGGCTCCGATACAGCGGCAGATATTTCGGAACTGATGGGTTATGAGGGAAGAATACATACCGCTTATTATTCTTCGTTTGAAACAATCACCGGGAATAAAACTGAATTTGAAAAACGTGTCCGACACCCGCCGGACAATATGATGAATACCATGATTTCTTTTATCAATGGTATGATTTATGGCAGATGTCTAAACGAGATTTACCGCACGCAGCTGAACCCAACAATTAGCTTTTTGCACGAACCTGGCACACGGCGTTTCTCTCTCAGTTTGGATGTATCAGAAATTTTCAAACCACTTATTGGCGACAGACTTCTCTTTTCATTAATCAATAAGAATCAAATAACTGAGAAGGACTTTACTAGGGAACTTAACTGCCTGCATTTAAAGAAACGGGCATCCCAGGTAATCGCACGAGCGCTGGACGATAGGCTGAAAACGACCATTTTCCATAGAGAGCTAAAAAAGAAGGTGTCTTATCAGTACTTAATGCGATTGGAGTGCTACAAGCTTATCAAAGATATCATGGGCGAAAAGCCTTACAAACCTTTTGTTATGTGGTGGTGA